From a region of the Castanea sativa cultivar Marrone di Chiusa Pesio chromosome 10, ASM4071231v1 genome:
- the LOC142612187 gene encoding uncharacterized protein LOC142612187 — protein MSETPFRLAYEHEAIILVEVGLNTYRMSHHNEEKNEEGMRLQLDLLDEVRATSEQRMARYKDLMAKHYNTKVRPRHFQVRDLVLRKVMMANRYPSQGKLGPNWEEPYKIINCRRKATYYLETPDGQKLHHP, from the coding sequence ATGAGCGAGACACCCTTCCGCCTCGCATACGAACACGAAGCCATCATCCTAGTAGAAGTTGGACTGAACACCTATCGAATGTCCCACCATAATGAAGAAAAGAATGAGGAAGGGATGCGCCTACAGTTAGACCTCCTTGACGAAGTCAGAGCAACGTCAGAACAAAGGATGGCTCGTTATAAGGATCTGATGGCAAAGCACTACAACACCAAGGTTAGGCCTCGTCACTTCCAAGTTAGGGACCTAGTCCTAAGAAAGGTAATGATGGCCAACAGATATCCCTCACAGGGTAAGCTAGGCCCCAATTGGGAGGAACCTTATAAGATCATCAATTGCCGTAGAAAGGCGACCTACTACCTAGAAACCCCCGACGGCCAGAAACTCCATCACCCCTAG
- the LOC142612188 gene encoding uncharacterized protein LOC142612188, giving the protein MNNPEATERLVLWAIEHDELDIRYRPRTTIKAQALADFISEFTTKEDEEVEPTVWIMWTDNSSNQRAGRAGILLRSPEGDTIECVIHLQFSLTNKKVEYTVVLSGLDLAKAVGAASTIIDYNSQVIVGHINGDYEAKGEQMKAYSSMVRSRMSEEFSATFVQVPREESEQADRLAKVASAKHTGVINQNCPLSNIPLPLTE; this is encoded by the coding sequence ATGAATAACCCGGAGGCAACAGAACGACTAGTTCTATGGGCAATAGAGCACGACGAGTTAGACATCCGGTACCGACCTAGGACTACGATCAAAGCACAAGCTTTAGCTGATTTCATTTCCGAGTTCACAACAAAAGAAGATGAGGAAGTAGAACCGACAGTGTGGATAATGTGGACAGACAATTCGTCTAACCAACGGGCCGGAAGAGCTGGTATCCTGCTACGATCACCAGAAGGAGATACAATAGAATGTGTGATCCACCTCCAATTCTCATTAACCAACAAAAAGGTAGAATACACAGTAGTCCTCTCGGGCCTCGACTTGGCTAAAGCAGTAGGGGCCGCGTCAACAATCATAGACTACAATTCGCAGGTTATTGTCGGGCACATCAATGGTGACTATGAGGCAAAAGGGGAACAAATGAAAGCATACTCAAGTATGGTTAGAAGTAGGATGAGTGAGGAATTCTCGGCTACATTTGTACAAGTCCCAAGGGAAGAGAGTGAACAAGCAGACCGCTTGGCCAAGGTTGCATCCGCAAAACATACGGGCGTCATTAATCAGAACTGTCCTTTGTCCAATATTCCCCTGCCATTGACAGAATAG
- the LOC142612189 gene encoding F-box protein At3g07870-like, producing MSNAMLNDLPEDVLMDIFSRLPVKTLLQFKSVCKSWYDIIKDPVFITKHVNRSNHGNNGYLAVTRRDDTFGNTCLISLFSYETFREIYNITIPSKKEHSKAPFRIVGSCNGVLCLNVSKIGDTNFLFNPATNEFKELPKPDYPVNDLGENKILLYIGLGFGHNPETNDYKLVRISFCKKMKESFYSTVDVYSLSTNSWRRKDKLVHGTISGNTFSKGDLNGVLHWKGAIEKKKVIHHIIISFNIRDEVHGYIKLPAGIELDNKDWHPFVRNGLLCIVVVSSRNQYEPRFDTWVMNEYGVEETWTKQWSLGPLLAWNLVGCGRNEELLFAASTRMYLYDLQKIKPPHDDILDGDILGSNFVDKVEVVNHIESLVTIEGKKVDVKRRKRSWFRENQFLLFVLFLKLISLTLCLLKIKYRE from the coding sequence ATGTCAAATGCCATGTTGAATGATCTTCCTGAAGATGTATTAATGGACATATTTTCAAGATTACCAGTTAAGACACTCCTTCAATTCAAGTCAGTTTGCAAATCATGGTATGATATTATTAAAGATCCTGTCTTCATCACTAAGCATGTTAACAGATCTAATCATGGCAACAATGGCTATCTTGCTGTCACACGCCGCGATGACACTTTTGGTAATACATGTCTAATATCTTTGTTCTCTTATGAAACATTTCGTGAAATTTATAACATAACTATTCCATCTAAAAAGGAACATAGTAAGGCACCTTTCAGAATTGTTGGTTCATGCAATGGTGTCTTGTGTCTAAATGTTTCTAAAATTGGAgacacaaattttttgtttaatcctgCCACCAATGAATTCAAAGAGCTCCCAAAACCTGATTATCCAGTGAATGACCTTggtgaaaataaaattcttttatatattggTCTTGGATTTGGTCACAATCCGGAAACTAATGACTACAAATTGGTCAGAATTTCTTTTTGTAAGAAGATGAAAGAGTCATTTTATTCTACAGTTGATGTGTACTCATTGAGCACAAATTCTTGGAGAAGAAAGGACAAGCTTGTGCATGGAACTATTTCGGGGAACACTTTTTCTAAGGGGGACTTAAATGGTGTTTTACATTGGAAGGGTGCAATTGAGAAAAAGAAGGTGATTCATCATATTATCATATCGTTTAATATTAGAGATGAAGTGCATGGCTACATAAAATTGCCTGCTGGAATTGAACTTGATAACAAGGATTGGCACCCTTTTGTAAGGAATGGATTACTTTGTATCGTTGTTGTTAGTTCAAGAAATCAATATGAACCTAGATTTGATACATGGGTGATGAATGAATATGGGGTTGAAGAAACTTGGACAAAACAATGGAGTCTTGGACCTCTCCTAGCATGGAACTTGGTTGGATGTGGCAGGAATGAAGAGCTTCTCTTCGCAGCTTCCACAAGGATGTACCTTTATGAtctacaaaagataaaacctCCTCATGATGATATTCTTGATGGCGATATTTTGGGCAGTAATTTTGTGGACAAGGTAGAGGTGGTCAATCACATTGAGAGCTTAGTCACAATTGAGGGAAAAAAAGTTGACGTCAAAAGGCGTAAAAGGTCTTGGTTTAGGGAGAATCAATTTTTgctctttgttctttttcttaaaCTCATATCGCTCACCTTGTGTTTACTTAAGATCAAATATCGTGAATGA